In Candidatus Eisenbacteria bacterium, the DNA window CGCGACACTCAACGAAGAGGGTGAGTTCAACGCCGAGGTGGAAATCAGCGTCGGCCGCGGCTACGTGCAGGCGGACCAGCACCAGGCCGCGGACCGGCCCATCGGCACGCTGTCGGTGGACTCGCTGTTCTCGCCGGTGCTGAAGGTGAACTACACCGTCGAGCAGACCCGCATCGGGCAGCGCATCGACTACGAGAAGCTGAACATGGAGCTCCAGACCGACGGCAGCGTGTCGCCCCGCGACGCCATGGCGCGCGCGGCCCGGATCCTGAAGGACAACCTCGCCATCTTCCTCGGAGCCGAGGAGGAGGAGGCGGTGGTGGACGAGCTGGAGCCCGACGAGGACTCCCTGCGCGTCAAGAAGCTCCTCGAGAAGAGCGTCGAGGAACTGGAGCTCTCCGTTCGCAGCAGCAACTGCCTCCGGGCGGCCAACATCAAGACCCTGGGCGAGCTGGTGACCAAGACCGAGAGCGAAATGCTCAAGTACCGCAACTTCGGGCGCAAGTCCCTCAAGGAGATCCAGGACGTGCTGAACGAGATGGGCCTCACGTTCGGCATGGACCCGGCCTCGCTGGGAATGGCCCCGCTGCCCGTCAACGGAGACGAGTAAATGCGCCACAGCAAGGACCACCGCAAGCTCAGCCGGACGCACGAGCACAGGCGCGCCCTGTTGCGCAACCTGGTCACGGCGCTGTTCGAATACGAGCGGATCGAGACCACGGTCGCCAAGGCCAAGGAAACGCGCCGCTACGCCGAGCGGATGATCACCTTCGCCAAGCGCGGCGACCTCGCCGCGCGCCGCGAGGTGGCCGGCTACGTGATGAAGCCCGCCGTGACCCAGAAGCTCTTCAGCGTGATCGCGCCGTGGTACACCGAGCGCCCCGGCGGCTACACCCGGATCATCAAGACCCGCGCGCGCCTGGGCGACGCCGGGGAAATGGCGATCCTGGAATTGGTGAAGTCGAAGGAGCAGAAGGACAAGGAGCGCAAGGAGGCCCTGGAGAAGGCCGAGGCCAAGGGCAAGAAGAAGGAGAAGAAGGACGCCAAGGAGAAGGCTCCCGCCCCGTCGGACGCCGTGGAGCCCCGCAAGCGGCGCACCCGCGCGGGCGTGGGCGCGGGGCGCTGACCCGGCCGCGAAG includes these proteins:
- a CDS encoding DNA-directed RNA polymerase subunit alpha; this encodes MKLKNLQLPKKIEMDERTATDTFALHYIEPFERGFGVTVGNALRRVLLSSLPGAAVSAVKIEGALHEFGPLTGIFEDTLQITQNLKQIRFKVHGEGPKRGTFAFKGKGEVKAGDLKVDHEVEVLNPELHIATLNEEGEFNAEVEISVGRGYVQADQHQAADRPIGTLSVDSLFSPVLKVNYTVEQTRIGQRIDYEKLNMELQTDGSVSPRDAMARAARILKDNLAIFLGAEEEEAVVDELEPDEDSLRVKKLLEKSVEELELSVRSSNCLRAANIKTLGELVTKTESEMLKYRNFGRKSLKEIQDVLNEMGLTFGMDPASLGMAPLPVNGDE
- the rplQ gene encoding 50S ribosomal protein L17, whose translation is MRHSKDHRKLSRTHEHRRALLRNLVTALFEYERIETTVAKAKETRRYAERMITFAKRGDLAARREVAGYVMKPAVTQKLFSVIAPWYTERPGGYTRIIKTRARLGDAGEMAILELVKSKEQKDKERKEALEKAEAKGKKKEKKDAKEKAPAPSDAVEPRKRRTRAGVGAGR